The following is a genomic window from Candidatus Cloacimonadota bacterium.
GAAAATGCCTGCGGCATTTGTGGCAATCAGGAGCTTGCCACCCCAAATGTGTGCAGTTTGTAGCCGAATTTATAGCCACCTCAACCCTCTCAACCCTCTCAACTTTCTCAACCTTCTAAACATAGAACTGTCTTTAGGAAAATGCCTCCGGCGAAAATGCCTGCGGCATTTGTGGCAATCAGGAGCTTGCCACCCCAAATGTGTGCAGTTTGTAGCCGAATTTATAGCCACCTCAACCCTCTCAACCTTCTAAACATAGAACTGTCTTTAGGAAAATGCCTGCGGCATTTGTGGAACTTGGAGATTGTTCCCCACTATGCCGTGTCTACATTCATTTTAATACAAAAAGAATCACATCAACTCTTTAGTGCTATTAAGGCGGCGAATTGAGACTGTGAAAGTTTATCAACAAAGCGGATATTTTCCTTGACATGATAATTGGCAAATATATCTTGTCCTAAATAGTAGAATCCGTCAGAAATGGCGGCTAAGTTGTTATGGTTCCCGCTTTTGCGGTTTTGATAGCTACAATGGTTAGCTATTTTTTTTGATGTGAAACAGGTATGATTTACCGGAAACGTAGCAGTTATTGATATAAGAGACGAAAGCCTTTGTAGCAAAGTTAATATTTAGATACACAATAGTGCGGCAAAGCCGCAAAGATAAGAGGTTCACGTGCAATATTACCGAACTCAGATTGAAGACATTGCCAAAAAGATATGTGCAGAGATGCATTTAGCGCTTTATGATATCGATGAAAAAATGAGCGGCAAGGGTCGCATCATCATCGTTTATCTTACCAAAATAGGTGGCGTGACATTGGATGAATGTGCCCATTTTAGCCGGGCACTGAGTTCGGAATTGGAAATCTTCGATCTTATTCCTGAACGCTACTTTTTGGAAGTATCATCTCCAGGATTGGAGCGTCCTCTAAAGCTAAAAAGTCACTGGGTAAGTGCTATTAACGAAAAAGTGGCAGTTCAGTATAATGAAGAAGAGGAAAAACAATCCGTGATGGGAACTTTAATAGAAGTGAATCAGGATACGGTAGTTCTGGACGATAGGGGAGAGCGAAAAGAGATATCGCTAAAATCTATTTCCAGAGCCAAAACAGTATTTTTGGGTTTACCCCGAGGTGAGGAAAATGAACGCTAATATTCTTGATGCAGTTATTAAGCTTGCCGCAATCAAGCAGTTAGATGGTGCAGTAATCCAAGAGATAATTGTAGAATCCATAACCAGCACTTTAGCAAAGAAGTTGGAGCCGGAGAACGAACTGGAAGTATATATCGATGAAGCAGTACGTGGCATCAGAGTTCGCTATAAATGCCTTGTGGTAGAGCTGGAGAGCCAATTAGGCGAGATATCCTTGGCAGATGCGAGGGCCAATTTCGATTCTGGCGCAAAGCTGGGAGATTACATTCAAAAAGAGATGTCCTTATACGAATTTGAGCCAAAATTAGTAAAAACTGCCCAAAAGACCATTCAAGACCGCATCCGGAATCTGGAAGATGAGAAGATTCAAAACGACTTTAATAAACAAAAGAATACCATCGTTTCTGGAAAGATAAAATCTATAGACGACAATAACGGTGGTTATCGCATCGATCTTAGCTATACCGATGCTCTCTTGCCGCTGGACGAACAGATCGAAAACGAATTTTACCGCGTAGGTGAGAATATTAAAGCCTATGTAACCAATATCCGTTCCGGAAACCGGGGGGTTACGGTTATTCTTTCACGCACAAATCCGGAATTTGTTAAAAAACTCTTTGAGGCAGAAATTCCTTCTATCTTTAATGGTAAGATGCGAATTCGCAAAATAGTACGCGAACCGGGAATTAGAACCAAAGTGGAATTGGAAGCTTTGGATGAAAGCTTGGATCCCATTACTGAATGTGTGGGTCCCAAAGGTACCAGAATAGATAGTATCCGCAAAGAACTGCATGGCGAGCAAATAGACATCGTGGTGCATAGCGATGATATGGA
Proteins encoded in this region:
- a CDS encoding ribosome assembly cofactor RimP — protein: MQYYRTQIEDIAKKICAEMHLALYDIDEKMSGKGRIIIVYLTKIGGVTLDECAHFSRALSSELEIFDLIPERYFLEVSSPGLERPLKLKSHWVSAINEKVAVQYNEEEEKQSVMGTLIEVNQDTVVLDDRGERKEISLKSISRAKTVFLGLPRGEENER
- the nusA gene encoding transcription termination factor NusA, which encodes MNANILDAVIKLAAIKQLDGAVIQEIIVESITSTLAKKLEPENELEVYIDEAVRGIRVRYKCLVVELESQLGEISLADARANFDSGAKLGDYIQKEMSLYEFEPKLVKTAQKTIQDRIRNLEDEKIQNDFNKQKNTIVSGKIKSIDDNNGGYRIDLSYTDALLPLDEQIENEFYRVGENIKAYVTNIRSGNRGVTVILSRTNPEFVKKLFEAEIPSIFNGKMRIRKIVREPGIRTKVELEALDESLDPITECVGPKGTRIDSIRKELHGEQIDIVVHSDDMEQMVQNALGISNAKRVVIERNRSASVIVDEGDKVIAIGKQGKNVRLAAKLTGLKIDIFTSEEFEEKMAKERRTISHITELDGVSSKIAEVLRNAGYTSVQDIFQASIGELSSLEGLGHKTAEKLKEAAKYF